From the genome of Modestobacter marinus:
CACGAGCTCGAGCGTCGCTCCGAGGTTGGCCGTCCGGCGCCGGATCCAGAGGCCGAGCAGCACGGGCAGGATCAGCAGCACCAGGCTGGCCACCACGTTCGAGGTCGGCACGTCGATGCCCTCGGCCAGCGCGCCGCCGTAGAGCAGCAGCATGAGCGGGGCGAGCACTATGGCCGCGACCGTCGTCCCGATCGTGACCACGACGCTGAGGGCGAGGTTGGCCCGGGCGAAGTAGGTGTACAGGTTCGACGTCGTGCCGCCGGGCATGCAGCCGACGATCACCAGGCCGATCGCCAGCGCCGGGGGCAGCCGGAGCAGCCAGGCCAGCGAGAAGGCGATCAACGGCATGATGGCGAACTGCCCCGCGACCGCCAGGGCGAGGTACCGGGGACGGTGGAGCTCGTCGCCCAGGTCGCGGAAGGTCATCGCCGCGCCCATGCCCAGCATCACCGCGGCGAGGACGGCGGTGAGCATCGCCTGCTCGAACGGGCCGACCACCGCCGTCAGCTCCCGGCCTGCGGGGCCGGCAGCGGCGCGGCCGTCTGCGCTGCCCGGACGTCCTTGCGCAGGACCTTGCCGATCGGCGACGTGGGCAGCTCGGCGGTGAACACCACCTCGCGCGGCACCTTGTACCCGGTCAGGCGCTCCGCCGCCCACGCACGCACCTGGTCGGCGGTCAGCGCCGGGTCGGTGCGGACGACGACGGCGCGCACCCGCTCTCCGGACGCGGCGTCCGGCACGCCGACCACCGCGGCCCCGCGGATGCCCGGATGCGCGGTGAGCACCTCCTCCACCTCGGTCGGGTACACGTTGAAGCCGCTGACCAGGACCAGGTCCTTCTTCCGGTCCACCAGGCGCACGAAGCCGTCGGCGTCCACGACGGCGATGTCGCCGGTGCGGAGCTCGCCGTCCCGCAGCACCGCAGTGGTCTCCTCCGGCCGGCGCCAGTAGCCCGCCATCACCTGCGGGCCGCGGGCGCACAGCTCCCCGGGCTCGCCGGCCGGCACGGTCCGCCCCTCGTCGTCGGCGCAGCGGAGTCCCGTCCCCGGCACCGGGACGCCGACGGTGCCCGGCCGCGCCCGGCCGTCGAGCGGGTTGAAGCTGAGCACCGGCGAGGCCTCCGTCAGGCCGTAGCCCTCGACGACGGGGACGCCCGTGACCTGCTCCCATCGGTGCGCGACCGAACCGTGCAGCGCCATGCCTCCAGCGACCGCCGCCCGCAGCGTCGGCGGTGGGTGGTCGAGGAACCACTGCTCGCGGCACAGGCCGTCGAACAACGTGTTCACCCCGGTGAACCACGTGACGGGGTGGTTCTCCAGCGCTCGCTTCAGGTTGCTCAACGGCCGGGGGTTGGGGATCAGCACGTTGTGCCCCCCGCGGCGGTGGAAGCCCAGCAGGTTCACCGTGAAGGCGAACACGTGGTAGAGCGGCAGGGCGGTGAGCACCGTCTCGCGGCCGGGTCGCACCGCGTCGCCGACGAAGGCCAGCATCTGCTCGCAGTTCACCAGCAGGTTGTGGTTGGTGAGCATCGCCCCCTTGCTCACCCCGGTCGTGCCGCCGGTGTACTGCAGTGCCGCGATGTCCCCGGGGTGGAGGTCCTCCCAGTACCGACGGGCGTCGTCGTCCCCGAGCTGCGCCCGTCCCCGGCGCAGCGCATCGGCCAGCGCCGTGGCCGGGTAGGGGACCGGTGGCAGCGCCCGGTCCCAGTACCGCTGCACCAGCCGAACGATGCCGGCGACGTGGCGTGGGAGGAACTCGGTGACGCGTGCCAGGACCACGGGTGGGTTCCCGAGGGCCGGCAGCACCGGCGTCAGCCGGTCGGCGAAGAGGTCCACCACGACGATCGCGGCGACCTGGGCGTCGGCGTACTGCCGCTGCAGCTCGGCCGTGGTGTACAGCGGGTTGGTGTTCACCAGCACGCAGCCGGCCTTGAGGACGCCGAAGGCGACGACGGGGTAGGCGAGGCAGTTGGGCATCTGCACGGCCACCCGGTCGCCTCGGGCCAGCCCGAGCTCCGCGCGCAGGTAGGCGGCGAAGGCGTCGGCGGCCCGGTCGGTCTCGGTGAAGGTGAGCCGGCCGTTCATGCCGTTGGGCAGGCAGACGGTGAACGCCGTCGCTGCCCCGTGTTCCGCAGCCGAGGCGGTGAGCATCGCGGGGAGGCTGCCGAACGGGACATGCGGGACGGGAGGCGTGCCGCGCCGGTCCGACCGGCTCGGTAGCGTGGCTGCGTCGACACCGAGGGGCGGGACGGGCCCGTCGGGGGAGCTGCTCACAGCAGGTCCTCCTCCCCGGTCTCCCGGTGGAAGTCGAACGCGGGGGCGCGCGGCTGGAGCCCCGGCGCCGGGGCGGTGATGGCGCGCACCGTCGTCTCGCCGGCCCGGGCGAAGGTGAGTGTCAGCTCCACCGAGTGGGCCGCGGTCCTCCGTTCGGCGAGCCCGGTCAGGGTGACGGTGGGGCCCTCCGGGTCGCTGCCCACGAAGACCTTCGCGTCGGACGGGAGGGAGAGGCCCGGTCCACCTCCGCCGGCCCCGATCGTCGCGCCGGTGAACGGTGCACCGGTCACGGCGACCAGCTCGTCGTCGACGCGACCGCCGTTGACGATGACCATGGTGAGCTCGACCGGATCACCTGGGTCGTGGACGCCGTCGGGTGGGTGGGCCAGCGCCGCTGCGCGCACGGTGATGTCCCCGATCCGGGTGGTGCCGCCCGTGCGGTCACGCTCCTGCGTGGCGGTCTGGGCGACCTGCCCCGCGCTGCACCCGCTGAGCACCAGGGCCGCGATCGGGAGCACGGCGACCAGCGCTGCCCGCCGTTTCCGGATCACTGCGCTGCCCCCGGGGGCAGCCCCGCCCGATCCGCCAGGACGTCGACGCCGTCCATCCAGGGGACTCGGGGCGCGCGGCTGTGCACCCGCCTCACGACCGCGCCCACGAGCCGGCCCGGAGGGGGCGTCGAGCGCGGGGTCGTCGTGCCACGGCTGCGGTCCGGACGCCGGTCGCGGGGCCCTGCTGATCGAGGTCATGATCACGCTCCCCTGCAGTGTGCACTTATAGCGCAGATTGTTACGCGAAAAGCTCATCATGTGAAGGCGTGCGGGCGTCCCCTGGTTCACGTCATGGGTACGGGAGCACGGTCCGGACGAGTCATCGACCGAGCCGCTCGTCCGATGTGAGCAGGACCGGTACGAGGAGCCGCGCCCCCGTCGCCCGACGGGACGGATGCCGCCCTGTCGTGGCCGGTCCATGACCCGAGTGGCGTGGGTCGACGCAGGAGGAGAGGGCGTCGACGACGACGGCCCGTCGACCCCCGGGGTGATGGCGGGCCGCGCCTGCAGTTCGTGCGTGGAGCGGGTGACCGGGATCGAACCGGCATGGCCAGCTTGGAAGGCTGGGGCTCTACCATTGAGCTACACCCGCATGCGTACCGCGGCAGCCTATCCCGTGCCCGCGCGGCGCCGTCCGCAGGCCGTCGGCCTAGACTCGCCGGTGGCCACGGGGTGTAGCGCAGCTTGGTAGCGCACCTGCTTTGGGAGCAGGGGGCCGCAGGTTCAAATCCTGTCACCCCGACACCGCCGTGAGGTCTGGAAGACTCGCGGGCACGATCGGCCACCGTCCCCACGGAGGCCGCGCCCACCCCCGTCGTACCTGAGGAGCACGCCGCTGTGAAGAGCACCATCGAGAACCTGGGCCCGACCCGGGTCCGGCTCGCGATCGAGGTGCCGTGGAGCGACCTGGACCACGCCTTCGGTGAGGTCTACAAGGAGCTGGGCAAGCAGGTGCGCGTTCCCGGCTTCCGCCCCGGCAAGGTCCCCAACCGCGTGCTCGACCAGCGCATCGGCCGCCCGGTCGTGCTCGAGCAGGTCGTCCAGCACGCCGTCCCGGAGGTCTACTCCGAGGCGATCCGGGAGAACCAGGTCCGCGTCATCAGCCAGCCCGACGTCGAGGTCACCCGCCTCGACGACGGCGAGGCCCTCGCCTTCACCGCCGAGGTCGACGTCGCCCCCACCCTCGAGCTGCCCCCGCTGGACTCCCTGGCCGTGACCGTCGACGACGTCGAGGTCACCGACGAGGAGATCGACCAGCAGATCAGCGTCATGCGCGAGCGCTTCTCCACCCTCTCCGGTGTCGAGCGCGCGGCCGAGGACGGCGACTTCGTCTCCATCGACCTGGAGGCCACGCTGAACGGCGAGGTGCTCGAGGACGGCAGCACCACCGGGATGTCCTACGAGGTCGGCTCCGGCAACCTGATGAACGGCCTGGACGAGGCCGTGCGCGGGCTGTCCGCCGACGAGAGCGCCACGTTCTCCACCGCCCTCCTCGCCGGTGACCAGGCCGGTGAGATGGCCGACGTGACCGTCACCGTGCGGTCGGTCAAGGCCAAGGAGCTGCCGGAGCTGGACGACGAGTTCGCCTCGATCGCCAGCGAGTTCGACACCCTGGACGAGCTGCGCGAGGACGTCCGCACCCGGCTGGCCCGCACCAAGGTGCTGCAGCAGGGTGCGCAGGCCCGCGACAAGCTGGTCGAGCACCTGCTCGAGACCATCGAGGTCCCGGTGCCGGAGAAGCTGGTCGAGCAGGAGCTGAGCTGGCGCAGCCAGGCCATGGAGCGCGAGCTCCAGCAGGCCGGCATGGACTGGGACGCCTACTTCTCGATGGCCGAGGTCGAGAGCCGCGAGGCCTACGACGCCGAGATGCGCGAGAACGTCGAGAAGGCGGTCAAGACGCAGTTCGTGCTCGACTCGATCGCCGACGCCCGCGAGGTCACCGTCGACAACGAGGACCTCTCCGCGCAGATCATGGCGCAGGCCCAGCGCAACCGGGTCAGCCCCGAGCAGTACGCCCAGCAGCTCCAGCAGGGCAACAACATCGCCGAGTTCGTCGCCGACGTGCGGCGCACCAAGGCGCTGGCCCAGCTGCTGGAGGAGACGACGATCACCGACAAGTCGGGCAACGTCGTCGACCTGGAGGCGCTGCGTCCCCGCACCGTCGCCGCCGACGCGACCGAGGACGCCGACGCCGCTGAGGCGGCCGAGGCCGACGCCGTCGAGGCCGACGCTGCCGAGGAGACCGACACCGAGGCGACGGCCGACAAGGCCTGACCCACCCGGCACACCGCGCCGCCCGTACCCAGCTGGGTGCGGGCGGCGCTGTCGTTCCCGGGACCCGGACCCCGGCGCCGCTGCGCCCACGGCGAACACCGGCCCGCGCCGGGAGGAACCGGTCGGGGGTGCGCGTTAGGGTCGACGTGACACTCAGGCAAGCCTGAAGGACGACTCCACGAGGCCGCACCGACGACCGGCACCGAGGGTCGTCCGCAGCGTCGTCGGTCGCCCCACGACCACCGGCCAACCCGTTCCACGAGACCGACTGCACCGCAGTCCTACGGAGGTCACCGCACCCGTGAGCAACTCAGACCTGATCACCGCCAGCGCGCCGCTGATGCGCGCCGGCGGCTCGATGATGAACCTCAACGACTCGGTCTACGAGCGCCTGCTGCGTGAGCGGATCATCTTCCTCGGCAGCCAGGTCGACGACGTCATCGCCAACCAGCTCGCCGCGCAGATGCTGCTGCTGTCCGCAGAGGACCCCAAGCGCGACATCCACCTCTACATCAACTCGCCCGGCGGCTCCGTCACCGCCGGCATGGCGATCTTCGACACGATGCAGTTCATCGACTGCGACGTCGCCACCTACGCGATGGGCCTGGCCGCCTCGATGGGCCAGTTCCTGCTCACCGCCGGCACCAAGGGCAAGCGCTACTCGCTGCCCCACACGCGGATCCTGATGCACCAGCCCTCGGCCGGCGTCGGCGGCACCGCCTCCGACATCGCCATCCAGGCCGAGCTGTTCCGCAACACCAAGGCCCAGCTCAACGAGCTGCAGGCGCAGTTCACCGGGCAGACGGTCGAGCAGATCGAGAAGGACTCCGACCGCGACCGCTGGTTCACCGCGCAGGAAGCCCTCGAGTACGGCTTCGTCGACCACGTGGTGACCCGCGCGGAGACCATGACCTCGACCGACAACCCGGTCACCGACGGACCGGAGAAGTGACCATGAGCAGCAGCTTCGAGATGCCCTCCAGCCGGTACATCCTGCCCTCCTTCGTGGAGCGCACGAGCTACGGCATGAAGGAGTCGAACCCGTACAACAAGCTCTTCGAGGAGCGCATCATCTTCCTCGGGGTGCAGGTCGACGACGCGTCGGCCAACGACGTCATGGCGCAGCTGATCACGCTGGAGTCCAACGACCCCGACCGTGACATCACCATGTACATCAACAGCCCCGGTGGCTCGTTCACCGCGCTGACGGCCATCTACGACACGATGATGTTCGTCCGGCCCGACATCCAGACCGTCTGCATGGGCCAGGCCGCCTCCGCGGCCGCCGTCCTGCTGGCCGCCGGGACGAAGGGCAAGCGCCTGGCGCTGCCGTACTCCCGGGTGCTGATCCACCAGCCCTCCGGTGAGGCCGGCGGTCAGGTCACCGACCTGGAGATCCACGCCCGCGAGATCGAGCGGGTGCGCACCCAGATGGAGAGCATCCTGGCCCGGCACACCGGGCAGACGCAGGAGCAGGTCCGCAAGGACATCGACCGGGACAAGATCCTCACGGCCGAGGAGGCCATGGAGTACGGGATCGTCGACCAGGTCATCCAGAGCCGCAAGCTCAACGCCCTGCCGGCCTGATCTGCTGATCGGACGGGCCGAGAGCGCGCGTGTCGCGCTCTCGGCCCGTACCGTTCTCCCATCCCGCCTCCCGGCGGCTGCCTGACTCCGCCGGGTCGTGGGGGAGGGCCGGGACGGGTGTTACGGGCCGGGCGACCCGGGTGAGTTCCTGCCCGGGAACGTCGGAGCAGCCGGGTAGGTTCGGCGAACGCCCGATCCCCGGTCGACGACCGCAGGGGCACCGGACGCCAGCGCGAAGGGCGTCGACGAGGGCATGACACAGCACGTACCAACGGGACCGCGGCAGCGCCGTCCCATTCGAGGTGGAGGTCAGCCAGGTGGCACGTATCGGTGAGAGCGGCGACCTGCTCAAGTGCTCGTTCTGCGGGAAGAGCCAGAAGCAGGTCAAGAAGCTCATCGCTGGCCCCGGGGTCTACATCTGCGACGAGTGCATCGACCTCTGCAACGAGATCATCGAGGAAGAGCTCTCGGAGTCCTCGGACCTCAAGTTCGACGAGCTGCCCAAGCCCAAGGAGATCCACGACTTCCTCGAGCAGTACGTCATCGGCCAGGACCAGGCCAAGCGCACGCTCGCCGTCGCCGTCTACAACCACTACAAGCGGGTGCAGGCCGGCGGTGACCGCGCTCGCGACGAGGGCGTCGAGCTCGCCAAGTCCAACATCCTGCTGATGGGCCCGACCGGGTGTGGCAAGACCCACCTGGCGCAGACCCTCGCCCGGATGCTGAACGTCCCCTTCGCCATCGCCGACGCCACGGCGCTGACCGAGGCTGGCTACGTCGGCGAGGACGTCGAGAACATCCTGCTCAAGCTGATCCAGGCGGCCGACTACGACGTCAAGCGCGCCGAGACCGGGATCATCTACATCGACGAGGTCGACAAGATCGCCCGCAAAAGCGAGAACCCGTCGATCACCCGCGACGTCTCCGGTGAGGGCGTGCAGCAGGCGCTGCTGAAGATCCTCGAGGGCACGACCGCGTCGGTGCCCCCGCAGGGTGGCCGCAAGCACCCGCACCAGGAGTTCATCCAGATCGACACCACCAACGTGCTGTTCATCGTCGGTGGCGCCTTCGCCGGGCTGGACCAGGTAATCGAGGCCCGCACCGGCAAGCAGGGCATCGGCTTCGGCGCCGAGGTCCGCGGCAAGGCCGAGATCGAGGAGGCCAACGCCTTCGCCCAGGTCATGCCCGAGGACCTGCTGAAGTTCGGCATGATCCCCGAGTTCATCGGCCGGCTGCCGGTGATCACCAGCGTGCAGAAGCTCGACCGCACCGCGCTGATGAACATCCTCACCGAGCCGAAGAACGCCCTGGTGCGCCAGTACCGGCGGCTGTTCGAGCTGGACGGGGTGGAGCTGGAGTTCACCGACGACGCGCTCGAGTCGATCGCCGACCAGGCCATCCTGCGGGGCACCGGTGCCCGCGGGCTGCGGGCGATCATGGAGGAGGTGCTCCAGTCGGTGATGTACGACATCCCCAGCCGCGAGGACGTCGCCACCGTCGTCATCACCCGCGAGGTCGTGCTGGAGCACGTGAACCCGACGATCGTCCCCCGCAAGCCCGCCCGCGCCCCCCGCGAGAAGTCCGCCTAGGCCACCGGGTCACCCGACAGCCCGTTCCCCTTCCGGGGGAGCGGGCCGTCGCCGTTCCCAGCAGGAAGAGCGTGCGGGAACTGCTGCTCAGGGCGGTCCGGGCTGGCACTCCGCGCCCGCTGTAGGCCCCCTCCACAGGTGGCACCTGTGGGTGGTCGGGGGCGGGCAGGCTTGCGCCGTGCGACCTGATCCCGATGCCGTCGTCGGACCCACCGGGTGGACGACCTGGGCGCAGCTGACCCGGCAGCTCAGCCCGACGACCGTGCGGGCCTGGGTGGCCACCGGGCGGCTCGTCCAGCTCGGCCCGGCCCGCTACGCGACCCCGGCAGCGGCCGGGCGGTGGCGCACCAGGGTGGCCGCAGCGCTGCACGAGAGGGACGCGGTCGCCAGCCACACCACCGCGCTGGCGCTGTGGGGACTGCTGGCACCGCCGGCCGGCCCAGTGCACGTCACCGTCCACACCGGCGCCAGCGGCCGGGGGTCGGCGGCGGTGGTCCGCCACCGGGGGCTGGACGTGGACTGGCACCGCCGGAGGGCCGACGGGCTGCCGGTGACCTCGGTCGAGCGTTCGCTGGTCGACGCCTGGGCGTGCCCGGCCGGGGTCGACCGGGAGGACCTCCGAGGTGCGGCGATCACCGCCGTCCGGAACCGGCTGTGCACGGCATCCGCGGTCGCGGACGAGCTCGTCCTGCGGCCACGCCTGCCTGGTCGCCGCGAGCTGGTCGAGCTGGTGCAGCTGCTCGCCGACGGCTGCCAGAGCGAGCTGGAGATCTGGGGCTGCCTCCGGGTGCTGCGCGGGCCAGGCATGCCCCGCTTCGTTCAGCAACGCCCGCTCGTCCTGGCTGGGAAGCGGGTCTTCCTGGACGTCGCCTACGAGGAGGTGCTGCTGGCGGTCGAGCTGGACGGCGCCGCGTGGCACGGCTCTCGGGAGCAGCGGGAGCGTGACATCCGCCGGGATGCGCTGGCCGCGACACTCGGGTGGCAGACGCTCCGGTTCGGCCACCGCCGGCTCACCGGATCACCCGACGAGTGCCGCCGCCTCATCTGCGCCACCCACGACGCGCGCCGCCGGTTGTTCGACGGTGGGCGCTGAGTGACAGGTCCTGGGTGCGGGACCGGCACTCAGCGCCCACCGTTCGGCGGTCAGCTCTCGGTGGGGGTCTCGGCCAGGACGACGTCGACGTGGAGCGGGCCCTCGCCGGCCACCACGGTCAGTTCCGCGATCCGGCCGGCGTCCACCAGGTCACCCCGGGCGGCCTCGACCGCGGCCTTCCGCGCCTCGGGGACGGTCACCGTCGTCGTCGCGACGTCGGTGCGCATCGAGGTCTTCGCGTCGGACTTCGCCTTGCGGACCAGCGACAGCACCTCGGCCGCCGCCGTCACCACCGCCGGGTCGCCGCCGGTCGGCAGCTCGGTGGCGGTGGGCCACAGGGCGCGGTGCACCGAGCCGGTCTGCCACCAGGACCAGACCTCCTCGGTCACGAACGGCAGCACCGGGGCGAGCAGCCGCAGCTGCACCGACAGCGCCAGCGCCAGCGTCGCCTGCGCGGACGCGGCCTCGGGGCCGGTGCCGTACGCCCGGGTCTTCACCAGCTCCACGTAGTCGTCGCAGAACGACCAGAAGAACGACTCGGTGACCTCGAGCGCCCGGGTGTAGTTGTAGGCCTCCATCGCCGCGGTCGCCTCGTCGACGACCTGGGCCAGCGACGCGAGCAGCCCGCGGTCGATCGGCTCGGTGACCGCCTCGGCGGTCAGGTCGGGGGAGGCGCCCAGCCCGAGCACGAACTTGCCGATGTTGAGCACCTTCATCGCCAGCCGCCGGCCGACCTTCATCTGCGCCTCGTCGAACGGGCTGTCCGCCCCCGGCCGGGCGCCGGCGGCGCGCCAGCGCACCGCGTCGGTGCCGTAGCGCTCCAGCACGTCGATCGGGGTCGTCGCGTTGCCCTTGGACTTCGACATCTTCTTGCGGTCGGGGTCGACGACGAAGCCCGAGATGGTCGCGTGCGTGAACGGCACCGAACCGTGCTCGAAGTGCGCCCGGACGACGGTGGAGAACAGCCAGGTGCGGATGATGTCGTGCGCCTGGGGCCGCTGGTCCATCGGGAAGACGTGCGCGAACAGCTCCGGGTCGGTCTCCCAGCCGGAGGCGACCTGCGGCGACAGCGAGGAGGTGGCCCAGGTGTCCATCACGTCGGGGTCGGCCATGAACCCGCCGGGCACCCCGCGCTGGTCGGCGGTGAAGCCCTCGGGGACGTCGGAGGACGGGTCGACCGGCAGTGCGGACTCCGGCGCCAGGATCGGCGAGGTGTAGTCGGGCTCGCCCTCGGCGTCGAGTGAGTACCAGACCGGGAACGGGACGCCGAAGAACCGCTGCCGGCTGATCAGCCAGTCGCCGTTGAGCCCCTCGACCCAGTTGTCGTAGCGGTGCCGCATGTGCTCGGGCACCCACTGGATCTCCCGGCCGCGGGCCAGCAGGGCGTCCCGCAGGTCGCCGTCCCGGCCGCCGTTGCGGATGTACCACTGGCGGGTGGTGACGATCTCCAGCGGGCGCTCGCCCTTCTCGAAGAACTTCACCGGGTGGGTGATCGGCTTCGGGTCACCGACCAGGTCACCGGACTCGCGGAGCAGCTCGACGATCCGCTGCTGGGCGGAGAACGAGGTCTTGCCGGCCAGCTCGCCGTACACGTCGGCGGGGACGCCGGCCGGGGCGTCGGCGACGAAGCGGCCGTCCCAGCCGATCACGGCCCGGGTCGGCAGCTGCAGCTCCCGCCACCAAGTGACGTCGTTGAGGTCGCCGAAGGTGCAGATCATCGCGATGCCCGAGCCCTTGTCCGGCTCGGCCAGCCGGTGCGCGACGACCGGGACCTCGACCCCGAACAGGGGAGTGCGGACGGTCTTCCCGAACAGCGGCTGGTACCGCTCGTCGTCCGGGTGGGCGACCAGGGCGACGCACGCGGGCAGCAGCTCGGGGCGGGTGGTCTCGATGAAGACCGGGCCGTCGGCACCGTGGAAGCCGATGCGGTGGTAGGCGCCCGGCCGCTCCCGGTCCTCCAGCTCGGCCTGGGCGACCGCGGTGCGGAAGGTGACGTCCCAGAGGGTCGGCGCCTCTTGGGCGTAGGCCTCACCACGGGCCAGGTTGTGCAGGAACATCTTCTGCGCGGTGGCCCGGGAGGACTCCGAGATCGTCCGGTAGACGTTGGACCAGTCGACCGACAGCCCGACCCGGCGCCACAGCTCCTCGAAGGCGGCCTCGTCGACCGCGGTGAGCCGCTCACAGAGCTCGACGAAGTTGCGCCGGGAGATCGGCAGCTGGTCCTTGCCCGGCTTCTCCGGCGGGGTGAACGACTCGTCGTAGGGCAGCGAGGGGTCGCAGCGCACGCCGTAGTAGTTCTGCACCCGGCGCTCGGTCGGCAGGCCGTTGTCGTCCCAGCCCATCGGGTAGAAGACGTGCTTGCCGCGCATCCGGTGGTAGCGGGCGACGATGTCGGTGTGCGTGTAGCTGAACACGTGGCCGACGTGCAGCGAGCCGCTCGCGGTGGGCGGCGGGGTGTCGATCGCGTAGGTCTGCGCGCGGGGGGCGGCCAGCGCGGCGTCCCGGTCGAAGGCGTAGGTGTCGTCCTCGGCCCAGCGGGCGACCCACTTGGTCTCCAGCCCGTCGATGGAGGGCTTGTCGGGTACACCGACGGCGGTCCCCGGGGGAGTGCTGTCCAGGGGGCGGGTGTCAGCGACCATGACTGGCATCCTAAGAGCGATGAGCACCTCACTTCCCCGTGACCTGGCCCGGGTCGAGCAGGCGCTCCTGGCGCGGTGGCCGGAGAACCGGCTCGAGCCGTCGCTGACCCGCATCTCCGCCCTGGTCGACCTGCTGGGCTCCCCGCACCGGGCGATGCCCGTCGTCCAGGTCACCGGCACCAACGGCAAGACCACGACCGCGCGCATGATCGACGAGCTGCTGCGCGGCTTCGGCCTGCGGGTGGGCCGGTTCACCAGCCCGCACCTGGAGTCGATGCGCGAGCGGATCGTGCTCGACGGCGAGCCGCTGCCGGCCGAGCGCTTCGTCGAGGTCTACGACGACATCGCGCCCTACGTGCAGATGGTCGACGCGGGCAGCGACGTCCCGATGTCCTTCTTCGAGGTGACGGTGGCGATGGCCTACGCCGCCTTCGCCGAGGCACCGGTCGACGTCGCCGTCATCGAGGTCGGCATGGGCGGCACCTGGGACGCGACCAACGTCGCCGACGCCCGGGTCGCCGTCGTCACCCCGGTCTCGCTGGACCACGCCGAGTACCTCGGGCCGGACGTCGCCACGATCGCCACCGAGAAGGCCGGGATCATCAAGCCGACCGCCGAGGACGCCGTGCTGCCCGACGGGCGCCCGGACGGCGGCGTCGTCGCGGTGCTCGCCCACCAGCCGGCCGGTGCGCTGGAGGCGCTGGTGCGGCGGGCGATCGAGGTCGACGCGACCGTGGCCCGGGAGGGCACCGAGTTCGGCGTGCTCGAGCGCCGGGTCGCCGTCGGCGGGCAGCAGGTGCGCCTGCAGGGCCTGGGCGGCGAGTACGACGAGGTGTTCCTGCCGCTGTTCGGCGCGCACCAGGCGCAGAACGCCGCCGTGGCGCTGGCCGCGGTGGAGGCGTTCCTGGGCGCGGGGTCGGCCACCGGCCCGGTCGCCCAGGACGTCGTCCGGGAGTCCTTCGCCGCGGTCCGCTCGCCCGGCCGGCTGGAGCGGGTGCGCACCTCCCCGGCGGTGCTGGTCGACGCCGCGCACAACCCGGCCGGCATGGCGGCCACCGTCGAGGCGGTCCGGGAGTCCTTCGACTTCACCCGGCTGGTCGGCGTCGTCGGCTGCGTCCAGGGCAAGGACGTCCCCGGCATGCTCGCCGAGCTGGAGGGCCTGTGCGCCGAGCTGGTGGTCACCCAGAACAGCTCGCCGCGGGCCATCCCGGCCGACGAGCTGGGGGCCCTGGCGGTCGACGTCTTCGGTGCCGACCGGGTCAGCGTGCACCCGCTGCTCACCGACGCGCTGGAGTCGGCGATGGAGCTGGCCGAGGCCGGCCCGGACGACGCACTCGGCGGGTCCGGCGTGCTGGTCACCGGCAGCGTGATCACCGCGGGGGAGGCCCGGGCCCTGCTGTCCGGCACGCAGCGGTGACCGCACCCGACCCGGTGCGCGCCGGCAAGGCCCTCGGCGGGGCCGCCGCGGCGATCCTGTTCCTGGAGGGGATCGCCGTCCTCTTCGTGCCGCGGGGCATCGCCCAGACCGACGACGGGCTGACCGGCACCCGGCTGACCGTGCTGCTCGTGCTGGCGGCGCTGCTGATCCTGGCCAGCGGGGTGCAGCGCCGTCCGCAGGGTCTGGTCATCGGCACGGCGCTGCAGGTCCCGCTGCTGCTCACCGGGCTGCTCAGCGGGGCGATGTGGCTGGTC
Proteins encoded in this window:
- the tig gene encoding trigger factor, whose translation is MKSTIENLGPTRVRLAIEVPWSDLDHAFGEVYKELGKQVRVPGFRPGKVPNRVLDQRIGRPVVLEQVVQHAVPEVYSEAIRENQVRVISQPDVEVTRLDDGEALAFTAEVDVAPTLELPPLDSLAVTVDDVEVTDEEIDQQISVMRERFSTLSGVERAAEDGDFVSIDLEATLNGEVLEDGSTTGMSYEVGSGNLMNGLDEAVRGLSADESATFSTALLAGDQAGEMADVTVTVRSVKAKELPELDDEFASIASEFDTLDELREDVRTRLARTKVLQQGAQARDKLVEHLLETIEVPVPEKLVEQELSWRSQAMERELQQAGMDWDAYFSMAEVESREAYDAEMRENVEKAVKTQFVLDSIADAREVTVDNEDLSAQIMAQAQRNRVSPEQYAQQLQQGNNIAEFVADVRRTKALAQLLEETTITDKSGNVVDLEALRPRTVAADATEDADAAEAAEADAVEADAAEETDTEATADKA
- a CDS encoding bile acid:sodium symporter family protein, which produces MVGPFEQAMLTAVLAAVMLGMGAAMTFRDLGDELHRPRYLALAVAGQFAIMPLIAFSLAWLLRLPPALAIGLVIVGCMPGGTTSNLYTYFARANLALSVVVTIGTTVAAIVLAPLMLLLYGGALAEGIDVPTSNVVASLVLLILPVLLGLWIRRRTANLGATLELVGSVLGVLFIVLLMVTWVPRNWQLLVESPWQVYVGAIGLPLLGMAAAYGYAGLLGMPVLDRRTLALEIGIVNGPLAITIVLLSFTGAVEQDVLLLPALYSLFVVITATFVTIGFRRAHDRAQQKVPELL
- a CDS encoding ATP-dependent Clp protease proteolytic subunit; the protein is MSNSDLITASAPLMRAGGSMMNLNDSVYERLLRERIIFLGSQVDDVIANQLAAQMLLLSAEDPKRDIHLYINSPGGSVTAGMAIFDTMQFIDCDVATYAMGLAASMGQFLLTAGTKGKRYSLPHTRILMHQPSAGVGGTASDIAIQAELFRNTKAQLNELQAQFTGQTVEQIEKDSDRDRWFTAQEALEYGFVDHVVTRAETMTSTDNPVTDGPEK
- a CDS encoding AMP-binding protein is translated as MLTASAAEHGAATAFTVCLPNGMNGRLTFTETDRAADAFAAYLRAELGLARGDRVAVQMPNCLAYPVVAFGVLKAGCVLVNTNPLYTTAELQRQYADAQVAAIVVVDLFADRLTPVLPALGNPPVVLARVTEFLPRHVAGIVRLVQRYWDRALPPVPYPATALADALRRGRAQLGDDDARRYWEDLHPGDIAALQYTGGTTGVSKGAMLTNHNLLVNCEQMLAFVGDAVRPGRETVLTALPLYHVFAFTVNLLGFHRRGGHNVLIPNPRPLSNLKRALENHPVTWFTGVNTLFDGLCREQWFLDHPPPTLRAAVAGGMALHGSVAHRWEQVTGVPVVEGYGLTEASPVLSFNPLDGRARPGTVGVPVPGTGLRCADDEGRTVPAGEPGELCARGPQVMAGYWRRPEETTAVLRDGELRTGDIAVVDADGFVRLVDRKKDLVLVSGFNVYPTEVEEVLTAHPGIRGAAVVGVPDAASGERVRAVVVRTDPALTADQVRAWAAERLTGYKVPREVVFTAELPTSPIGKVLRKDVRAAQTAAPLPAPQAGS
- a CDS encoding ATP-dependent Clp protease proteolytic subunit, with the protein product MSSSFEMPSSRYILPSFVERTSYGMKESNPYNKLFEERIIFLGVQVDDASANDVMAQLITLESNDPDRDITMYINSPGGSFTALTAIYDTMMFVRPDIQTVCMGQAASAAAVLLAAGTKGKRLALPYSRVLIHQPSGEAGGQVTDLEIHAREIERVRTQMESILARHTGQTQEQVRKDIDRDKILTAEEAMEYGIVDQVIQSRKLNALPA